In Setaria italica strain Yugu1 chromosome IX, Setaria_italica_v2.0, whole genome shotgun sequence, the genomic stretch ATTGGTTATTATGACTTATGATAGTTACCATATATTCACCAAcatgttttatttttatccAGTTCAGGCCGAGTCCCTTGATACTAGAGTGCAACTGAGTCGTATAACATCtctattatattatattagatGGACTTAGTTATACTATTTTTCTAGTTTTCATCTATCTTTAAAGACAAAAATATGTTTGAATGTTACATTCGGATTTAGTAATTGAATTTATAGGTATCTTTGTAAATTTTGTGACCAAGCCTTTCTAAGTATCAATGGCAATTTCAACTTTTTTCAAATTATAATGTACTTCTTACTTCTAGAAATAGACTAGTTTGGAGTGCACAATACATTGGGTCGCATATGATCTGTTGTTGTGGTCATTTGTCCATTACTACTAACAACTATTTTGACCAATAAAATGATTAAATATTCCCATCATTAACAATAAAGTAACACAAGTACACAACATCTTCGAAGAAAAAAATCCTATGAACACAACATCTTCATGAGGCTTCTTACTTTATTTTCCAGTAAATAAATTATCCACCGAACTTTGTCGAGTCTTTAGCTTTCATATTTTCTTTGACAAATTTATTCACATAAGCGCTTGGCCAAGCTATAGAACAAAGGATAGTATATAGAGTGATATATATGAAATAAAGATAATAATTTTATTTCACCTTCGATGCTCACATTGTCCCACCCCTGCAGCATATTTCCAATAGATGCCACGGTTGCGATGAGGACCGCCTCATTGTTGAATAATCTAGGGTGTAGAATTATGATAGTCGTTATGCCTTTCAGTCTAAGAAAGTGTAAACTACAACGTGAAGctgtatatttcaaaaaataaacaaaaaaatagaaatataatTAATATGATTGCATAAATTCTCTTACCATCCTCATTGATGTGTATATATTGAAGTCTCAAGACAGATGTTCTTGATCTTCTTTCAACACAGATGTTTTTTTACAGTGTAGAAGGAGCACAGAATCCACTAATCAACGGGTGTCCGTGCTAGAATTCAAGAAATCAATGTGAGTATGTTATTCATTACCCTCACGAGGGAGTTACAGGTatccaaatcccaaaaatgaattGAACTGCTGGACTTACTTCAAATGAATCTATGCCAAGGGGTCGAGGGAGCTCCAAGAATAAGACACACAAATGTAAAGACTACGCGCGCACAATCGCCGAGCCCTACAGCACACCGAGAATCTGAGGTGTGTTTCACCTCATGACTCTTCTCACCGGTGATAGACTCATGGTTGTGAAAATGACTAAATGAGCGTAGAAGAAGGCAGAGGACTGAAGAAGTGACCAGCATGCGGGATCAGCAGATAAAAAGATCGCCGCAATGCTACCCGCGCAAAACGAGATCCCGGCGTGTGCGTTGGTTCTGACTCCTTCGCTCCTCTCATCTTGCTTTACCGATTCAAAGATCTCACGGCGCATGCAGATTCAGTAGGCGGCGCATGCATGCTTAGCCGTATCTGGGCTTGAGCCATCTCCTCGATGTCGGTCCTGTAACAGCAAAATTGGCCTGCCGCGCGGCCCGGTCATGGTAGCCACTAGCTCGCTCTCTAAACCATACCCACAGATGTTTTATCCTCACCCGCGTTGAGATATAGACGTGAGTTGAGGATCGTAATTCGTACGCGCCACAAAAAAACAAAGACCATAGAAAAAGCGAACGGCAATACGACACGTCGATCGAGCCACCAAGGCAACAATGCCGCTTCTCTCCGCTCAActcctgctgcccctccccgacgcccaccaccaccgcgctctcctcccgccgcccgcgTGCGCGGCGCccttgccgtcgtcgtcgtcgtgctcgcGGCCATCGTCCCTGCTTCGATCACGGCGGTCCTCCAACTCCTCGGCGAGAACGGCACTGCGAGTCGTCTCTCCTGAGACCTCCAACGCCGTCGCCACGGACGCCGCGACCGCAGGCGCACAGCCAGGTCGTCGGACGTTCGCCTCATCTCATGTTTCGTTGTTCTTTGCTCTTTCCAGTAAGCCAATGACTCGGGACGCACAGATTGGGAGCACGATCACATGTTCTATCCACttcttagctttttttttttttgccttttgtAATTGATGCAGCAAAGGTCGTAGACTAATGGTATGACCTGATTACGAAATTGAGCACTCGGTTTTAATCATAGTAGTTCACACGACGGCACACGCTCCAATGGGAAAGAGATTCTGCAGGATGGACAAAACTTTAAGCTTGACTCATCATCAGTAGTCCATCGTGCAGCAGGTTTGGCAGATAACAGCAAGTGGGCAGAGTTCGCGGCGCGCGTGTCCGGCGAGTGGGACGGCTTCGGCGCGGAGttcacggcggccggcgacccCGTGGAGCTGCCGGAGAACGTGGTCCCGGAGGCGTACCGCGAGTGGGGCGTGCAGGTGTTCGACTGGCAGACGCAGTGCCCCACGCTCGCGGACCCCGCCGCGCCGTGCGCGCTCCACTACCGCCTCGTCCGCCTGCTCCCCACCGTGGGCTGCGAGGCTGACGCCGCCACCGTGCACACCTCCCACCAGCGGCACGCCTCCTCCGCCTTCGCGTTCGCGTACGCCGGCGACGGGTCCTACGTCGCCGCGTGGCCCAAGGGCCCCGCGCCCGTGCTCGAGGTGGAGCACTGCGTCGcgcgccccggcgccgccgaggtgaGGGTCCGGGTGGTGCAGACCGTGGCGCTGGGCAAGGAGGCCCGGCTGCGCGGCATCAAGGTGTTCTCCGAGCAGTGGTACGGCCCGTTCCGCAACGGCGAGCAGCTCGGCGGCTGCGCCGTCCGGGAGACCGcgttcgccgccggcgagaaGCTCGACGTCTCCGAGGTGCTTGGGCAGTGGGAGACCAcggacgccgcggccgcgaggTTCTCCGGCGAGCTGGACCCCGAGACCGTGAGTGATCGATCGAACATTTGAATTTTACGTGATTTTGAATAGAATTATGGTTTCGATATATGTATGGATACAGAATTTGACGGATGAGTGGTGAGCAGGGCAAGTTCGCGGAGCTGTCGCCCGACGAACCAAGCAAGCTGCTGAGGGACGCGGACGGCATCGTGGCGCTGCCGAAGCAGCTGTGGAGCGCGTTCAAGgagctcggcgacggcgagttCCTGTGCGAGGTCGGGTgggcgctgggcggcggcgccgcggtgaCGTCGCGGTGCGTTCTGTCCAAGGACGGAGACGTCAAGGCGAgtgtttcaggctttcagcaaaCAACACGCTCCAGTCTGATTTCAGCAGATATTCAGAGACTAACCTGCAGAGCTTGTTCATGTTCTCGCAGGAGATGGCTGCTGCATACGAGTCCCGGGTGTCGGAGGGCACCTGACTTGAGCCTTCAGCTCATCCACGTCCAGGTTCGGTCAGATTCTATTTAGAATAGATCATCAATAGAATGGCCAATTGGCCATATACTGTCATACAACAAACGTGGTGCTCTACGAGCCAGCCAAATGAAATTAGCATTGCCGAAGGCAAACGTAGAACTGCTCTGTCTGACTGCCGGTTCTGAATTTCTGGGACGGCAGAATTGTTCAGGATCTAGAGCAAAACGTGTGCCAGGCTACCAGCAGCGTTCACCGTTTAACACCTCGCCCACCGGTTTCCAGTAGGCGAATCGCGCTTTGGTTCATCCGCTGGTAGGCGGAAGAGTCGCACGCGGCTCTGAATTTTGCTGTTCTGCCTGCACATGGTTTGGCACTTTGGCTCATGGAGCCCAAACACAGTCGCCGGCAGAACATGCAACTCCAGTCCCGGTGCTATGACAAGGCTGCTTGATTGACTGGAAAAACCGCGTGATAAGTCTCGCGTTTTTAAGATTACGCAAATGCAAATTTGGAAGGAATATGATCTCACAGAACAGAACTTGTAACAGAACGAAACAGAGAACAAACCGAATGCGCCTCTTTTGGTATTTTGAATCGCTGGACATGATTGCAACTACATGAACATATACCGCTGCTACATATATGTCTCTCATAACAAACTATATACTACTTGACAGCCCACACTTCTTTGGGATAAATACTACTACTAATGAATTGATTTGCTCTCTTCTCGTACATGTCAGCCCGAATTCGGGCTGTGGAGAAATGATGAATAAGAAAAGAGAACAAAATCTGTACATCACGTATGCATCAGTGTACTTGAGGTGCATCTCTCAAGGTTACATTCAAAGTGGTTTACATTGGTTGCCACCCAAGTCCAACTTTGTTGCCTTGCATCATGGCTACGAATTCGGCGTAGTCAATTTGACCGTCCTGAAAAGCAAATATCAGCACATGCATTAGTTTTCAGTAAAATAAAACTCCTGAGAGGCACCATTGGACTCGGTAATCAAAAGAACTGTGGCCTGGTTTTCTCCCTATATTGGTTCAGCAATGTACTGCCTACTTTTCAGGTCAAAGCTAAAAATAGCCAACCTTCCTCGCAGCTAAATTCAAAACTAATGTCGAGTGGCCTTTTTAGGAGATTGACAATGGCTGTGCTGTCACCAAatgtatttatttattttccaatCCTTAAAGGTTACTGAAATTGACAGTGTGCGTTAGGTGTGACTATGTGGTTGATGCCCAGCCACCAAAGGTGTTTATTCTAGTAGTAAAATGTCATTCAGGATAAGGAACCAGTGCAATGTTTTACATTGCAACCCCACATGATTACATGACTCAAGGGTCTAGAACGAGGTTGACATATTTAGGTACCCAAAGTGTTCTGCACTTGTGCTGAAAATCCTTAAGCATTAGTATTGTGGTTCAAGTAAAAGACAATCAACTTACATTGTTTTGGTCAACTTCTAAAATTATCTCTTCCAGGAAAGAGTCCTCCATGTTATGTTCTCCACAAGCTCGTTGAAGCTTGTCAACTGTGATATAACCACTTCCATCTTTGTCGAAGTAAGTAAAAGCTGCCATCAAGTGCTCTTCACGCTCTATTTTGTTAAGAGGCACAGTTGCAGCAATAAATTCTTCATAATTGATGGTCACATTATTGTCTTTATCAGCCTGCCAAAAAACTCAGGAACTTCAGCCAAAGCACTTCAGTGAAGCAGATATTATCTAAAAACAGATGCATATGCCATACAAGAATAGAGGAGAATTTGCTACTATCCAATAAATGCATTATTTAGGTATTTTTCCAGAAGtgttgaaaaaaaatgcatgctcGACAGGCTGACATCAGGTCACGtgttaaataagaaaatatcTCCTGTCACACATGTAGCACAAATGCATGTTTTAGTCACTGAAATCAAAAAACAGATGGCAGCTACTCACCGCTTCCACTATATCACTAATTTCTCTATCCTCCAATTCAGTACCGTATCTTCTTAACCCTTCTCTAAGCTCACCAAGAGTAATTACACCTCTATTTTTAACATCCACTGCTTTGAACATTTGTCTTAACCCAGCAATCTCCTCCTCGGAAAGCCGTTCAGCAATCACCTAGAAGCACATGAAGTGTCAAAAAACATAACAGCtgaaatataaatatgaaaGTAATGAAGTAGATAAAAGAACTCACCCTCAGAGCCAACTTCTTTAACTTGTTCATTGCAGAGAATTGTTTCAGCCGAGAGAGAACACTGGGGTCAAGAGCTTGATCAGTGGCCACTCCATTTTCACAAATCCAAGGATGGCCTGGCATTCATATAAAATATTCAGTATTGTCAGTAAAGAAGTACGGAATTTGTGATTCCTTAAACAATTCGAGGAACATAACATATTGTTGAAATGGAGCTAACAGCTAGACAACAAAACAGACAGGCAACTGAATTGAGTGAAGACATAGGTAAGACTTAAGATATACTTACGTAGTACTTCATGGGCTTTCAGACGCTCCGAAGGGCAAGGGCAGAGCATCTTTCTTATAAGATTCTTTGCACTTTCAGATATCTTAGGCCATGGGTCCGAGTCAAAATCAATGTGCCCCTTAAGGACAGCATCAAATATTCCTTGTTGTGTCTCTGGTAGAATAAATCACATTCATTAGTTAGCCATTCCGATTCAGAAATACAGTCAACCAATATAACACTTGAGAATAGAGGTGTAACCTGCCCAAAAAGGTGGCACCCCACTAAGCAATACATAGAGTATCACTCCAGCTGACCACACATCAGCTTCTGGTCCATAACGTTTGTGCAGTACTTCAGGAGCAACATAATATGGACTTCCAACCAACTCAGTGAAAACCTGACCTGCAGTTTTCAATATAGTTGAAAATCAAGGTTTTATCCATAGACCCATCAGAAATCACATATAGCTTACGCATAGAATTGAAAACTGATCAAGGTTAATTGAGTCAGATAAGCAACAGTAAGTGTTGATGAACAGCATCATAGCACTCTGTAATTTATTTACTCCATCCTATTCCTTAGGATAGGCAgaacattattaaaaataatgaATTTTGGGTTATTATGGGACATCCCAGTGCACAGGTCATGCCTTACTGTTATATACTAGTTCGCTGCTCATGCTTAAGGATGCTAGCAGATGATAATTGGACATAACTACTATCTAGCTACAAGAATATCTTGTACAGAAAACTGGACATGTGAAATATCTTGTACAAGAATATCTTGTACAGAAAACTACTATCTATCTAGCATTAATCTGATGCTTTAAAAATGGTAATAAAGGATGCCTTACTATATGGATCAGATTTGATATCGTACATGGTTTGAAGAACACAGATAGACCAAAATCAATTGCTTTTATTGACAGGTCATCTTCTTTGTCCAAAAGGAGGAAGTTTTCTGGCTTTAGATCACGGTGCATCACCCCTAGTGAATGGCACATAGCCACTATGCTAACAATGATTCTTATAAGCTCTGCAGCCTTCTGCTCGCTGTAATGCCCCTTCTCCTGAATTCGGTCAAAAAGCTCCCCACCAGCACAGAGCTCCATCACAATGTGCACCGCCTGCCCGTCCTCATAAACATCTTTGATTGCAACAACATTCTTGTGGCCAGACAAATGGTGCATTATCTGGATCTCACGGCGCACATCCTCAACATCCTCCTTGGTGATGAGCTTGCGCTTTGGGATGGTCTTGCATGCATACTCACACCCTGTACTGATCTCGGTGCAGAGGTATGTTGTGCCAAACTGCCCTTGACCAAGCTTCCGACCAATTATATAATGTTCCCTTAGGTCGGCTGTCTTCCTTTCAAGGACGGTGATAGACGTCGGATCCAATCCCCGCTTAAGAATACCAGCAGCAGTGGGCTTAAATGAGTTCACCTCAGGCCATGGCTTCTCAAACTTCTTCAAGTCGGAGTAGCTATCTTCCTCGAGGTATCCATCAGCGAACCTAGAAGCGGGACGATTGTAGTAGTCACTCCCAAGAGTCCCGTTTGGGCATTGATTCCCCATTCCTAGAACACCTTGTCCCAATCAATTCTGGAGTTCCCAGTCTCACACAATTGTGAATCTCTTGGATGCAAATTGAGATTAAATAGTAGTGGTGCGCAAACTTATGGAACTGGAAGAGCTCCTCCAGAAGAAAGCCCTTACTTGGCTTCCTGGGAGGGGGAAATCAGCAGCCTGACATTTCACAACAAAGACTTGATCAGCAATCAATACTTGTCAGTTCAAGGAAAGATAACTAGCAGAGGAAAATATAGCTTTGCCAAGGAGGAAGCGGAAACCTTGGAGATGGCAGGAAATCTCCAGCCTGAGGGCTTCCACCACCAGACTTGACACCCAAGCCTTGTAACCAAAAAAACACGCAATAAACGAGATTGCCAGACTACTCCTGAAGCTAATCTCTCAACCGCGTCCACTGAAACCCCCAGAAGTGGAAGAGCTCCTCCCAAAGGCAACCTTGAGAAGCTTCCTCCGTAGGCTGCGCCCTTGTAACCCGAAAACCGAGAACCGCAGCTAATCCACACAAAATCCCCAATTTGAGGGTTCCTAATGCTGCAACTTGCGCACAAGATCCGAACTTGACAGGCCTAGAACACCAAATCCACCAGCAAATCGGCGAAAACAAAGCCGAAACCCACGAGAAACGCCTAGACGGGCGCCCACAGGCCAAATCTATACCAAAAAAGACGAGATTTGTGCGGGAAGAAACAGAATCGAGCTCAGATTCGCACCCGCCAAACGAGGAGCCTCGCAGGGATCTTCCAACGGCCGGCGCGCTCGATCGAAGCGAAGCACGCGCAGAATCGAGCCGACGGATCGGACACAAAATCGCAGCTTCCTGAGGGACTAAAATGCAAAAACAATGGGAGGAAAAAAATGGAGATGGGGAGAAGAGAGGAGCGGAAGGGGGCGAGCCGGGTTTT encodes the following:
- the LOC101755828 gene encoding uncharacterized protein LOC101755828 isoform X1 gives rise to the protein MPLLSAQLLLPLPDAHHHRALLPPPACAAPLPSSSSCSRPSSLLRSRRSSNSSARTALRVVSPETSNAVATDAATAGAQPGRRTFASSHVSLFFALSTGLADNSKWAEFAARVSGEWDGFGAEFTAAGDPVELPENVVPEAYREWGVQVFDWQTQCPTLADPAAPCALHYRLVRLLPTVGCEADAATVHTSHQRHASSAFAFAYAGDGSYVAAWPKGPAPVLEVEHCVARPGAAEVRVRVVQTVALGKEARLRGIKVFSEQWYGPFRNGEQLGGCAVRETAFAAGEKLDVSEVLGQWETTDAAAARFSGELDPETGKFAELSPDEPSKLLRDADGIVALPKQLWSAFKELGDGEFLCEVGWALGGGAAVTSRCVLSKDGDVKEMAAAYESRVSEGT
- the LOC101755828 gene encoding uncharacterized protein LOC101755828 isoform X2, whose amino-acid sequence is MPLLSAQLLLPLPDAHHHRALLPPPACAAPLPSSSSCSRPSSLLRSRRSSNSSARTALRVVSPETSNAVATDAATAGAQPAGLADNSKWAEFAARVSGEWDGFGAEFTAAGDPVELPENVVPEAYREWGVQVFDWQTQCPTLADPAAPCALHYRLVRLLPTVGCEADAATVHTSHQRHASSAFAFAYAGDGSYVAAWPKGPAPVLEVEHCVARPGAAEVRVRVVQTVALGKEARLRGIKVFSEQWYGPFRNGEQLGGCAVRETAFAAGEKLDVSEVLGQWETTDAAAARFSGELDPETGKFAELSPDEPSKLLRDADGIVALPKQLWSAFKELGDGEFLCEVGWALGGGAAVTSRCVLSKDGDVKEMAAAYESRVSEGT
- the LOC101755828 gene encoding uncharacterized protein LOC101755828 isoform X3, translated to MPLLSAQLLLPLPDAHHHRALLPPPACAAPLPSSSSCSRPSSLLRSRRSSNSSARTALRVVSPETSNAVATDAATAGAQPGLADNSKWAEFAARVSGEWDGFGAEFTAAGDPVELPENVVPEAYREWGVQVFDWQTQCPTLADPAAPCALHYRLVRLLPTVGCEADAATVHTSHQRHASSAFAFAYAGDGSYVAAWPKGPAPVLEVEHCVARPGAAEVRVRVVQTVALGKEARLRGIKVFSEQWYGPFRNGEQLGGCAVRETAFAAGEKLDVSEVLGQWETTDAAAARFSGELDPETGKFAELSPDEPSKLLRDADGIVALPKQLWSAFKELGDGEFLCEVGWALGGGAAVTSRCVLSKDGDVKEMAAAYESRVSEGT
- the LOC101756493 gene encoding calcium-dependent protein kinase 7; translation: MGNQCPNGTLGSDYYNRPASRFADGYLEEDSYSDLKKFEKPWPEVNSFKPTAAGILKRGLDPTSITVLERKTADLREHYIIGRKLGQGQFGTTYLCTEISTGCEYACKTIPKRKLITKEDVEDVRREIQIMHHLSGHKNVVAIKDVYEDGQAVHIVMELCAGGELFDRIQEKGHYSEQKAAELIRIIVSIVAMCHSLGVMHRDLKPENFLLLDKEDDLSIKAIDFGLSVFFKPCQVFTELVGSPYYVAPEVLHKRYGPEADVWSAGVILYVLLSGVPPFWAETQQGIFDAVLKGHIDFDSDPWPKISESAKNLIRKMLCPCPSERLKAHEVLRHPWICENGVATDQALDPSVLSRLKQFSAMNKLKKLALRVIAERLSEEEIAGLRQMFKAVDVKNRGVITLGELREGLRRYGTELEDREISDIVEAADKDNNVTINYEEFIAATVPLNKIEREEHLMAAFTYFDKDGSGYITVDKLQRACGEHNMEDSFLEEIILEVDQNNDGQIDYAEFVAMMQGNKVGLGWQPM